A region of the Cyanobium usitatum str. Tous genome:
CTGGGCGCGCAGGGCGGTTGCCAGCTCCAGGCTGACGCATGGATCGCTGCCGGGCCGATGGCACACCACGGCCGGCATCAGCTCCGGCGGGCAGCCTGGTGCCCCATCGGTGATCACCGGCACTCCACAGGCCAACACGTCGAAGACCCGGTTGTTGAGGTAGCCGTAATCCAGCATGGCCTGGTGGTGGTCGTTGAGCACGGCCAGGGCGCGGCGGTAGCGCGCCGGCAGCTGGGCGTTGGCGATGCTGCTGGCCTGGGCCTGCAGGCCCAGCTGTTCCCAACCGGCGCCGATTAGGTCTAGGGGCAGGCCAGCCTGGTGGAAGGCGCGCACGATCGGCCGGTTGACGCCGCGGGTGTTGCCCACAAACAGCAGCCCGCCGCTCGCGGGTTCCGGCCGGCCGTAGTGCTGGAAGCCGCTGGCCTGGAGCAGGGTGCTGGTGGGGCGGCCGCTCAGGTGGGCGATGCGGGGCGTGTCCTGGGCACTGGCGACAAACAGCCGGTCGTAGGAGGCCAGTTCCGCGGGGGTGGGGTTGAGGGGCCAGCTGATCAGCCACAGGGCCCTTTGCACGTAGGGCTGGCGCTCTAGCCAGGCCAGGGGCGGGGCGTACTTGCCGCGCAGCACCAGCAGGCCACTCCCATCCGGCGGCGGCGGACTGCTCTGGTGGCTGTCGCGGCAGAGCAGGCGGGAGCTCAGCCCCAGGCTTTGCAGGCCGAGTTGCAGCCCCCGGGCGAAATGCACATCACCCCAGCCCGCCTGGGCGGCCGGATCGGCCGGCGCGGCGATCAGCAGGTCGAGGTGCCGCATGGCGGGCCAGCTGTGGCCACCTATTCTCGCCACTGGCCCGGCTGCCATGTCGCTGATCACCGCGCACCTGCCATCTGCCCAAGGGGATTCAATCCACCTGGGCCTCAACCGCTGCCAGCTGGTGCGCAAGCTCTTCGCGCTTCCAGGGGTGCGGCGCTATGGATTTGCAAGCGGCTGTGATCAGGCCCTGCTGCTGCGGGCTGATCCAAGCCTCTGGCCCCAGCGGCTGGGTCCCTCCCTGATCGACCTGGAGGGCCAGCTCGGCGATCCGGCGTTGCTGCTAGCCCTGCCTTTGGCCTGGAGTCGGGGCCTGGTGCAGCCCGCAGAGGCGCCGCCGCTTCAGGCGCTGCTGCAGGCGGGCGCCACCCCGCTGGCTCTCGATGCCTGGCCCGAGCTCGAGCTCTCTGAGCAGCCGCAAGCCCAGCTGCTCCCCTCCGCCCTGGCGCTGCTGCTGGCCCCCTACCGCGCCCTGCTGGCCGCCGCCGAACCCCTGGAGCCGGCCGCCGCCCTGCAGCTATTGCAGCTGGAGTGCCAACTGCGTCGCCAGCTTGCCGCTGGCTGCTGGCCTGCCCCCGCTGCCCTGGGCCGGCCCCTGCCCCTGGCTCGCTGGCTGGTCGCCCCCCCGGCGGAAGCCGCTGCCCTGCAGCGCCTGAGCGACCAGCTGGTGGCCTTGCTGCACCTGCTGCCGGCGGCCGAGCAGCCCGCCTACGCCCACAGCTTGCAAGCACTGCTGCTGGCGGGTTTGGAGCAGGCCGAGCCCCAACCCTGGCTGCGGCTACTGGAGGCGCTGGTGGGCGGGATAAATAGCCGCCAGAGCGAGCTGGTGGCGGTGGCGGCTGATCTGCGCCGGGCCGGGCTGGAGCGGGGCGCGGCCCTGGATGATCCCGGCGAGCGGGGTCTGGCGTTGATGCGTTTGCTGCAGGCGCCCTTGGCAGAGGAGCGGCCTGGCTGGCTGGCGGCCCTGGCCGGCGCCATCGATGCCCTGGTGCTGGCGATCGGTGTGGCGGCCGAGGCGGGTGAGCGAGAGCAGAAGCGGGCTTTGCAGCGCCAGCTGGAGGCGATCGTGCTCAGCGGCAGCACCAACCTGCCGCTGCTGCAGGCCCTGCTGCCGCAGCTGGCGCCAGAAACTGGCTACCGCCTGCCCAGCTTGCTGCCTCCGGCTGCCTGCCTGGTGCTGGTGAAGGGGGTGCTGCTGCTGGGCGACCCGGCAATCGCCCGGCTGGATCGGCCCTGGCGGCGGGCCCTGCTGGCGCTACTGGAGCGGGGGCTACCGCGGCTGTGGTGGCAGGCGGATCTGCTGCAGAAGCTGCTGCACGACCTGCGCCGCTTCCCCCTGCACACCACTTGGCTGCAGGCCGACAACGCCGAGCTGCTGCCGGCCCTGGTGCAGCTGCATAGCCGCGGCGTGGCGCCGCCACCGCCAAACAATGGCCCCGAGCCGCTGCAGCTGCGCCCCCTGGCGCCGGAGGAGTTGCCTGGCGAGCCGGAGGATCCGCGCCGGCTGCTGCGCCTGCAGCTCACCCTGCTGCTGCGCTTGGTGACGGGTGAGGAGGAGCGTGGCGCCCTGCTGCGCCTGGCCAGCGCTGCCGGCAAAACGCCCCTGTTGCGGCTGCTCGATGGCGAAGACGAAGAGGCCCTGGTGCTGGCGGTAGCAGCCGGCCTGCCCAGCCGGGCGGTGGGCTTGGCGCGGCTGGCGGCGGAGCGGGCCGGCGTGCAGGAGCTACTGCCGTTGTTGCTACCCCTTACCGGCGGCGTGCAGGCCGTGTTTGCCGCCTGCCTGGCCCAGTGGCGCCAAATGTTGCCGGTGGCGGCGGAGCGAGTCACTTTGCCGATCACGGTGCTGTTTACCTGCCACCGGCCGCGGCTGGAGCTGCTGCGCCAAGCCCTCGAATCGGTGGCCCTGCAGAGCGTGGCGGTGGTGGAGGTGCTGGTGGTAGACGACGGCACGCCGGAGCCCGAGGCGGCTGCCCTGGCGGCGTTGCTGGAGCAGGCCGCCGCCGAGCTGGATCTGCCGCTGCGGCTGCTGCGCCAAGAGCGCAACCAGGGCCAGTACGCCTGCCGCAACCTGGCGATTGAGCAGATGGCGGGCGAGGCCCTGGCGATTCACGACGACGACGACCTCTCCCATCCCCTGCGCCTGGAGCTGCAGTGGCAGGCGCTGCAGCAGGGGGCGGCGGCGGTGTATGGCCGCCATGGGCGCCTGGATGAGGCCAGCGGCGCACCCCAGGCCGATGGCGATGGCGGTGGCTTCTTCGGTGATGGCATCACCACCCTGTTGCTGCGCAGGGCTACGGCGCTGGAGCTGGGCGGCTTTTATTCGGTGCGCTCCCGCGGTGATGTGGACTTCCGCCGCCGGCTGGAGCAGCGCTATGGGGCGGCCAAGGTGGTGCGGTTGCAGGCGCCGCTGTATCTGATGCGGGGCTCTGCGACCACGGTGTCGTCGGCCTATGAATACGGCTGCAGCCTGGGGCTAACGAGCTGGCGGCGGCTGATGCGCCAGGGGCTGCTTCCGTGAACAAGCCGGCGCCGGTGTTCATTGGCCTCACCTCGATCCGCGGCCGCGAGGGGGCCCTGAAGCGCACGCTCGATTCGCTGCTGGCCCAGCAGCTGCCCGCCGATGGCCGGCTGGTGGAGCTGCATTTATTTCTGTCCCGGCAGCCCTACCTGCTGGATCGGGGCTTTGAGGTGCTGCCGGGCTTTCTGCAGCGCCGCATCTGGAGCTCGCGCCTGGGGCCTGGCCTGCGGCTGCAGGTGCACTGGACGGCGAATTGGGGCCCCTACCGCAAGCTGTTGCCGCTGCTGGAGCGGCTGACGCCGGAGCAGCAGGCGCTTGATCCGCTGCTGATCACCGCCGATGACGACACCCTCTATCCGCGCGACTGGCTGCGGCGGCTGGTGGCGGCCCAGGAGCGCTGGGGCTGCGTGGTGGCTTTCCGCGGGCGCCAGATGGTGCTGGAGCAGGGAGAGGTGGTGCCCTATCGGGATTGGCGGGTAAACGATGAGCGGCTGCTGCAACCCAGCCTGCTGACGGTGCCCACGGGCAAGGACGGCATCTGCTATCGGCTGGGCCAGCTCGACTGGCGGGTGCGCGATGTGGAGCGGGCGCTGGCGATCGCCGGCCACGCCGATGATCTGTGGTTCAAGACCCACTGCCTGCTCACCGAAACGCCGAGCCTGCTGCTGCACCACAGCATGAGCCAGCAGTTTGTGGAGCTGAGCAGCCAGGGCGTCGCCCTCAAGCGCGGCGTGCCCGGCCAGCCGATCGGCCAGACGCTGTTTCTGTCTATTAATAAGCGCGGCGGCAACGATGTGGTGCTGGCCGATTGCCTGGGGTATCTGCAGGGGCTCGCTGGCTTCCAGCCAATCGACCGCCAAAACCTGGCACTATTCTGAATTAAATATTCCCGTTCGGTAAGAATTCGGGACGCCATGGCCGCGCCACTCTCTATTGATCCCGATCGGGAACAATGCAGCCGGATTCCGCCTGAGCTGGCTATCGCTTCGGCGGGGGCGCTAGGTGCGGCTCTGCGCCGTAGCCGCAAAGCGCTTGGGCTTACCCAGGCGGAACTGGCTTTGGCGGCTGGTGTGGGCCTGCGCTTTGTGGGGGAGGTGGAAGCGGGCAAAGCATCGGTGCAACTGGAGCAGCTGCTGCGGGTGATCGATGCCCTCGGCGGCACCCTGTTGCTGCGCGATGCAGCCGGGTCGCCAGACGCATGACGGCAGCAGACACCATGGAGCTGGGCGTGTGGTTGCTGGGCGAGCGTGCAGGAACGCTGGGGCTCAAAAACGGTCGGCTTCGGTTTCGATACGAGGCGCGTTGGTTGCAAAAGCCAGGCGCGACGCCTCTCTCGCAGAGCCTGCCGCTGCTGGCCGAGCCCTTCGAGGATCAGGCCTGCCGCCCTTTTTTTGCTGGCTTACTGCCTGAAGGGGAGCTGAGGCGGAGAATTGCCGCGCAGTGCCAGATCTCCTACGCGAATGACTTCGGCCTGCTGGCAGTCATTGGGGGTGACTGTGCCGGGGCGGTGAGCCTGGAGCCTGGGGATCCAGCCACCGCGGTTGCCGCGGTGGAATGGCTTGAGCCGGATCAGCTGATCGTCCTGCTGGCTGAATTACCTCAGCGACCGATGCTGGCTCAACGCGATGGCCTGCGGCTCTCGCTTGCCGGCGCCCAGAGGCGCCGCTGCCAGTACCCACATCCTTAAGCCGGCTATTGCGGCGGTGGAACGCAGCGTGATCAACGAAGCGTTCTGCATGGCGCTGGCCAAGGTGATGGGCCTGCAGGTGGCAGACACGGAGATCCTGATGGCTGGAGATCAACAGATCCTGCTGGTGCGTCGCTACGACCGCTGCAAAGACGCCAATGATCAATGGCTGCGCCTGCATCAGGAAGATTTCTGCCAGGCGCTGGGTGTGCCGCCGGATCTGAAATATCAGAATGAGGGAGGTCCGGATCTTCAGGCCTGCTTTGCACTGCTGCGCCGAGCTACCAAGCCCAGTGCTCCAGAGGTGATACGCCTTTTGGATGCGGTGGTGTTTAACGCCCTGATCGGAAATCACGACGCCCACGCTAAAAACTTTTCGCTTCTCTATGGATCGCGTGGAGCAACCCTCGCGCCGCTTTACGACCTTTTGAGCACAGCGGTGTACCCGACACTCACCACAAAGATGGCGATGAAGCTGGGTAGCAAATACAGCTTTGCGGAGGTTCAGGTACGCCATTGGGAGCTGTTTGCTGTAGCGGCAGGGTTGTCCAAGGCCCAGACCAGGAAAAGGCTGGTGCGCATGGCGGAGCAACTTCCCTCGAGCGCCCGTCGGCTGCAAACTAAATCTTCTTATCGAGATCACGCACTGATCGAACGAATTGCTTGCCTGATCGAGCAGCGTTGCGAGCTCTCATTGAGTCGCTTTAACGCTGACTGAATTCCACGGGTGGGAGTGGGATCGGCACTGTCCCTAATTACGCACAAGCTGTACAGAATCAAGGACGCACGAAAATTCAGCCAGCTCAGCGGGCGGCTGTTCTTCTAGCGTTGCAACCAGGAGGCCTGAGTTGATGGCAGAAGACATCCGCTGGCAGCAAGGCTTCAGCAATTACCGCCGGGCACTGGCCCAGCTGGAGACTTTTCTGGAGCCGCCCAGGCTTACCGAACGCGAGCAGCTGGGGTTGATCAAGGCCTACGAATACACGTTTGAACTTGCTTGGAACACCCTGCGAGAGGCCTTTCGCCTCGGGCTGATTGAGGAAGGTGAGGCCTGGATGCTGATGATTCAGGGCCGCAATCTCACCAGCCACACCTATAACCGCGCCACAGCCGAGGCCGTCGCCGTGGACGACCTGCTGCTGCCCTGGCGGGTGGATCTGGCTCTGCGCCATGAGCTGCCAGACGATCTGGAGGCCCATGTGCAGCGGGTGGGCCGCTGCCTTTGGAGGAAGGCCTGCAGACCATCGGTGAATGCTTAGGCAGCACTAGGTGGAGCGGATCAGTGGGTGAGCGCTCGAATTGATGCCTCAGCCTGAAGCAGTTGTTGCGCAGCTACGCCGCGCTGTTCGACCTGCTGGAGGCAGCGGCCTGAGCTCAACCGCGATACAACTCAGCCATCCCTGGGCTGTTGAGCAGGTTCAACAGTCGCTGGAGCGTGCGGCGATTGCTGGCGGAGGGGTCGAGCTGGAAGGCAAGTCGGCCTCGATCAAGTCGATTTCGGAGTGCATCCAGCTGAGCAACGCGAGCTCTTTCTCGAGCTGCTTCGTTCTCTGCTCTGAGCGCTCGATCTGCATCTCTCTGGCGGGATCGCGCCGCCAGTTGAGCGTCGCGCCCAAATGGCGCGCCGTATTGCACGACGCGGACAAAAACGAGCGGAAGGGAGAGAGCGATGAGCCAGACGCCCCATTGCTGCTGGAGCGGGAGCTGGCGGAGGGGGAGGTCGACGTGGTCATAGGAGGAAAACAGAGCAATCAGGCCAACAACACTGCCAACAAAGGCTTCCAGCAGGGCTTTGCCGTCAAACCCAAGCCGCCACCAGGGTGGTGGAGAATCCAAATCTCGAAACTCTCCACTCACCCTAAACAGCCCGAGCCGGTTACGATAATCTCAATTATAGTACAAACGCACTGCTCGGCCAGTCAGGCCGCCTTGTGCCTACGCACTGAAATACGCCCGGGCGGTCAGCGAGCGCCTCAGCTTGAAACAGTTGTTGCGCAGCTACGCCGCGCTGTTCGACCTGCTTGACGCGTGAGCACCACGGTTGACCTACCGAATCTGAATGTGTGGCTGGCGCTGGCCTGTTCCGACCACAGCCATCACGGAAGCTGATGGGCGCGGCGGTCAAGACCGCAGGAGAAGCTTCCGCTCTGGTGGAGCACGACCACTCGCGCAATCCCTGCCGCCTGGCTGGTCGCCAATAGCTGGTTTAATCACCGTGTCATCCGCTCAGTTCACGCAGCCGCCTTACACTGGTAAGGCGTTCGAACGATGGCGCTATGGATGCGCTGCTCACCCTGTCATCCAAGGGCCAGCTGGTGATCCCGGCACGGTTGCGTCAGCTATTGGGTTTACAGCCAGGCGATCGGCTGGCGTTGAGCCTGGAGGCTGATGGGCTGCGCCTGGTTCCCGAGGACCGCGAAAAAAGCCGCTCTGCCCGCGCCTTGATCGGCTGCGCTGGATACCAGGGGCCACCGTTGAGCTTGGAGCAGATGGATCCGGCACGCTTCGCCGAAGCATGAGTTTGCCTGTGGCGCTCGACACCAACGTGCTGGTGCGCCTGCTGGTGAACGACGATCCGGCTCAGGCTGAGCAGGCGGCAGCGCTGATCGATGCCAGCGCCGCCTGTTTTGTGCCGATCACCGTGGCCCTGGAGCTGGAGTGGGTGCTGCGTGGTGCCTACAAATTGTCTCGTGAAGCCGTGATCACGGCTTTTGAGGGACTACTCGCCATTCGCCATCTCCATGTGGAGCAGGAAGAGCTCGTGAGGCGAGCCTTGGAGTGGCACCGGCAGGGCATGGACTTTGCCGATGCGCTCCATCTGGCTCGAAGCGAGGGCTGTGGGGCTTTGATCAGCTTCGATCGGCAACTGGCCCTGGTGGCTGGGCGGCTGAACCTTCAGCCAACAGTCAAGAACCCTTGATCTGCCACTCAGGGTTCAGTACAGCTTGTACGGAATCGTTCATGCCACGACTTACCTACCGCTATCTGTTCCTGGGGCGCGGGAGAGGGCTCTAATGACGAGCATTATTTGTTCGGCACGGTCACCGCGCTCGCTCTGTTCCGGCTCGTTTTGTCAGCTATGACCACTGGCTGTGTGCCCGATCCGCTGAGCAGAGGCAAAGGCTTTCCTGCACTCCTGAGTTGTTGAACAGAATGTTCAACAATGCCATCACGATCAAGGTATGGCTGCGGTCACTGGAGGGGGAGGTGGAAGCGCCGGCAGAGGTCAGAGCTGATGCGCACTAAAATACGCACAGCGTTGCCTGGTTGTGATGCGTACCACCCTGGAGCTTCCGGACCCCCTGTTTGCCCGCCTGAAGGCCACGCCCGCCGGCTCCGGCTCGAAGCGTTCGGCTCACGCTTTGCCCCGCGTGGAGGGGCCCTTGGCCATTTCTGGCCAGCACCTCAGCAACGCCGCGCTGTTCAACCTGCTTGACGCGTGACCATCACGGTTGACCTACCGGACTTGAATGTATGGCTGGCGATGGCCAGACCTCAACCGCGATACAACTCAGTCATTACAGGGCTATTGAGCAGCGTCAACAGTCGCTGGAGCGTGCGGCGATTGCTGGGGGAGGGGTCGAGCTGGAAGGTAAGTCGGCCTCGATCAAGTCGATTTCGGAGTGCATCCAGCTGAGCAACGCGTTGTCTCTCTTCAGCTGCTCGATTTCTTTCTCGATCCGCTCGGTTTCGCTCCTCAGCTGCTTCGTTCTCCGCTCTGAGCGCTCGATCTGCATCTCTCTGGCGGGATCGCGCCGCCAGTTGAGCATCCGCAAAAACGAGCGGAAGGGAGAGAGCGATGAGCCAGACGCCCCATTGCTGCTGGAGAGGGAGCTGGCGGTGGGGGAGGGAGACGTGGTCATAGGAGGAGAAGAGCGCGATCAGGCCAACAACAGTGCCAACAAAGGCTTCCAGCAGGGCTTTGCCGTCGAACCCCAGCCGCCACCAAGGCGGTGAGGCTTCCAAATCCCTAGAAAGTCCACCCACCCTAAACAGCTCGAGCCGGCCACGACACCGTCAAGCATAGTACAAATGCACTGCTTAGCGATGGTCGCCCGGCGGTATCCAGCCAGGACGCCTTGTACCCCTCGCTGAAATACCCCTTGGCTGCTCCGCGTGAAAGTGTTTAGAGGGGGCAAGGGCTGATGCGCAGCAAGATGCGCACAGTGTTGCCTGGTTGTGATGCGTACCACCCTGGAGCTTCCAGACCCCCTGTTTGCCCGCCTGAATGCCACGCCCGCCGGCTCCGGCTCGAAGCGTTCGGCGCACACCCTGCCCCGCGTGGAGGGGCCCTTGGCCATCTTCTGTTCAACCTGCTTGACGCGTGAGCACCACGGTTGACCTACCGGATCTGAATGTGTGGCTGGCGCTGGCCTGCCCCGACCACAGCCATCAGAGAAGGTGTTGTTCTGCACGGTCACCGCGCCCGCTCTGCTGGAGGCCTTCTGCCAGCAACCTGGCGTGAGCATTGCGATGCCAGAGCGGGGGGGGGCTGGGACGTGTTTCACCAGCTGCTGCGCACCGATGCCTACCTGGCCGCCGTGGCGATGGCCAATGGATGGCGGCTGGTGAGTTTCGATCGCGATTTTGAGCGATTTGAAGGTCTGGAGCGGTTGGCTCTACCAGGAGCACAGGCGTAAACAGCACGCCATTGCTACCCTGCCTCATGGGCCAAGGCAGCGGGAAGGCGAAGTCCCCGGTGGTTGCCCCATCCCTTGATGGCTTGCCTGGGGACGGGAGGCATGGGTTCTGACATTGAGCGCTGCTGCTGGCTGTGGGAAAATGACCGTTAAATAGAGGAACGATGAAAACCGCCCTGATCACTGGTATTACAGGGCAGGACGGCTCTTACCTGGCGGAACTGTTGCTGGAGAAGGGCTACCTGGTGCACGGCATCAAGCGCCGGGCCAGCAGCTTCAACACCACACGGATTGATCACCTCTACCAGGATCCGCACGAACTTGATCAGCGCCTAGTGCTCCACTACGGCGATCTAACGGACAGCACAAACCTGATCCGGATCATTCAGCAGGTGCAGCCCGATGAGATCTACAACCTGGGCGCCCAGAGCCATGTGGCGGTGAGCTTCGAGGCGCCGGAATACACGGCCAACAGCGACGCCCTCGGCACCCTGCGGATTCTGGAAGCCGTGCGGATGCTGGGGCTCAGCGCCAAAACTCGGATCTACCAGGCCAGCACTTCCGAGCTCTACGGCCTGGTGCAGGAGATCCCCCAGAAAGAAACCACGCCCTTCTACCCGCGCAGCCCCTATGGCGTAGCCAAGCTGTATGCCTACTGGATCACTGTTAACTATCGCGAAGCCTATGGCATGTATGCCTGCAATGGCATCTTGTTTAACCACGAATCACCGCGGCGTGGTGAAACGTTTGTGACGCGCAAAATCACTCGGGGGCTAGCGCGGATCAATGAAGGATTGGAGGATTGCCTCTATATGGGCAACCTCGATTCGCTGCGCGATTGGGGCCATGCCAGGGATTATGTGGAGATGCAGTGGCGGATGCTGCAGCAGCCCGGCACTCCGGAAGATTTTGTGATTGCCACGGGCCGGCAGGAATCGGTGCGGCGCTTCATTGAGCTGGCCGCCGCTGAGCTGGGTTGGGGTGCAATCGAGTGGCAGGGCAGCGGCATAGAAGAAGTGGGGCGGCGCAGCAGCGGTGAGGTGGTGGTGCGGATCGATCCGCGCTATTTCCGCCCGGCGGAGGTGGAAACCTTGCTGGGCGATCCCACCAAGGCGTGGGAGAAGCGGGTCTGGACGCCGCCGTCCACGGGGTTTGGCGGCTTTGGGTTGCAGGCGGCCTGAATCAATCCGGTGAGCACTGCTCACCGAAATGCCCGCCGCCGCCGCAGCCACCTCCTGGCGGCTGCCGGCTCGTCGTTTGGACATGTACAGCGCAATCTGTTGAACGGTGAGGGGAGCAGGCATGACCCGGTGCCCTGCGCATGGCAGCCGGATTCAGCTGAACCCCTCCAGAGCGGTCAACCTGTTTGGCGCGACCCCTCAACCAGATTGTCGTCGGACACCTTGACAGAGCAAAAGGATCTAGACCGCGGCCATCAGCAGGACCAGCGAGAAATCAAACAGCTCAAACAAGAGCTGCGCCGTAAGGAGGAGGCACTAGCAGAAGCAGCGGCACTGCTGTTAGCAGCAAAAAAGATCCAGGCCTACTGGGGCGAGGACGAGGGGTACTGACCGCAGCGCAGGATCGCCGCAAGGTTCATGAGATCCTCAATGCCGCCATGGCGGCCGGTGCTAAGGCCCGAAAGGCAGCCGCTCTGCTGGGCGTGCGGTTAACCACGCTGCAGCGCTGGCGGCGGCAGTTCGCAGTTGACGGGGACGACCTGGACGGCCGCAAAGACAGCTATCGCTGCAACGAGCACGAGTTCGCGGCGTTACCGCCGGGTCAGATCGTGCCGGTCCTGGCTGATCGTGGCGGATGTGTCGGCGTGGAGCGCAGTTTTTAGCGCGTGCTCCATGCCCATGGCCAGGCCCATCGCCGTGGCGGTACCCGGCCGCCCCATGGACCCCGCCACGTACCACGATTGAAGGCTAGAGGGCCGAATCAAGTGTGGAGTTGGGTCTTCACCTATCTGCCGACCAGCGTCCGTGGCGTCTGGTTTTACGTCAATCTGGTGATCGACGTCTGGAGCCCCAAGGTCGTCGTCTGGGATATCGCCGAAAATGAAAATCCAGGCATCGCAGCGGATCTGGCGAACCGAGCCTGCCTGAGAGAGCGAATCAGCAAGAGTTACCAGCATTTGCAATGGCTGCTTGAACAGCAGCAGGGCGACCACTTCCCTGGCAGCCACCCAATCAGAGGGTCGAGAAACACCTCGTCATGCTCACAATATCCCTGTAGACAAATCGAGAGGCTCAGAAGGCCCTAAGAGATCGCCACTCAATCCTAGAAAACTAATCCCACTCATTCCCGTCATGCAATAGGATGCCAAAGATTGATACTGGCTATGTCAACTTGACATCACCTCAAGAACTTGAAAGGGCCCACCAAGACTGGATCGCCAGCGTAAAATCTCGCAACAAGTCTGCATTTTCGCATTTCTTGCAGAAAAGACTAGAGGGGACACTCCATGCCAAATCCGCAACAGAGCGCAAAAAAGTAGCAATCCTAGGAAGCGGAATCTCAGCCCTTAATCTCACACTAGATCAATTATTCGCCATTGATAAATGCAATGCAATTATTGCTTTTAATAAGTCAATGGCATTTGCCAATATTGCAGGTGTTGTACCAACTGATTTTGTTTTCTTGGATGGATTTTCCGCCACCGCCAAAGCCTTTCTTCAGATTGGACTGGACTTTTGCATAAGGCATCAATTAAGCCTGAATAACATTGTGATGAGCAACGGTCTTCGCGGCAGGGTGACAACAAGCCAGGAGGCCCACTTAATGTCCATCGGTGCAACTCAGCGATTACGCCAAGGATGCAGCGCTTTATACTCGGTAAACATGGAGAAATGCCTTGCCAGCTGGACTTATTTGGCTCCAAAAAGTACAGCCATAACATACTGTGATCACACTCCCTTTCAACAGCCTTCGAATCGCTGGGCAAGCAGCTACGATCAACCCCTCTATCATTACCGAGGATCACTTACTCATGTGCTTAACTTTATAACAATTCAATACCCCGACAGCGATATATATCTAGCAGGCGTAGACTTTAACACCCCGCACTACTTCTTTCAAGAAGAGTTAGCTGAATACGCTGATTTCAATAGTGATTGGACAACTCAACTAGTCACCGATACTGGCTTGCATTTTAGCGCCCAGCACTGGGAAGGCACGACCATGTTTGACGATTCAGAATACATCAACCACCAGCTATCTCTCTACGGATGCAGGCTATTCTCGCTAAACGAGAAAAGTTTAATGGTAAAACATTCTCTTGCAACCTAC
Encoded here:
- a CDS encoding glycosyltransferase family protein translates to MAAGPVARIGGHSWPAMRHLDLLIAAPADPAAQAGWGDVHFARGLQLGLQSLGLSSRLLCRDSHQSSPPPPDGSGLLVLRGKYAPPLAWLERQPYVQRALWLISWPLNPTPAELASYDRLFVASAQDTPRIAHLSGRPTSTLLQASGFQHYGRPEPASGGLLFVGNTRGVNRPIVRAFHQAGLPLDLIGAGWEQLGLQAQASSIANAQLPARYRRALAVLNDHHQAMLDYGYLNNRVFDVLACGVPVITDGAPGCPPELMPAVVCHRPGSDPCVSLELATALRAQPLLLSQVARTVRQEHSFVARARQLLAELVQA
- a CDS encoding glycosyltransferase family A protein; translation: MSLITAHLPSAQGDSIHLGLNRCQLVRKLFALPGVRRYGFASGCDQALLLRADPSLWPQRLGPSLIDLEGQLGDPALLLALPLAWSRGLVQPAEAPPLQALLQAGATPLALDAWPELELSEQPQAQLLPSALALLLAPYRALLAAAEPLEPAAALQLLQLECQLRRQLAAGCWPAPAALGRPLPLARWLVAPPAEAAALQRLSDQLVALLHLLPAAEQPAYAHSLQALLLAGLEQAEPQPWLRLLEALVGGINSRQSELVAVAADLRRAGLERGAALDDPGERGLALMRLLQAPLAEERPGWLAALAGAIDALVLAIGVAAEAGEREQKRALQRQLEAIVLSGSTNLPLLQALLPQLAPETGYRLPSLLPPAACLVLVKGVLLLGDPAIARLDRPWRRALLALLERGLPRLWWQADLLQKLLHDLRRFPLHTTWLQADNAELLPALVQLHSRGVAPPPPNNGPEPLQLRPLAPEELPGEPEDPRRLLRLQLTLLLRLVTGEEERGALLRLASAAGKTPLLRLLDGEDEEALVLAVAAGLPSRAVGLARLAAERAGVQELLPLLLPLTGGVQAVFAACLAQWRQMLPVAAERVTLPITVLFTCHRPRLELLRQALESVALQSVAVVEVLVVDDGTPEPEAAALAALLEQAAAELDLPLRLLRQERNQGQYACRNLAIEQMAGEALAIHDDDDLSHPLRLELQWQALQQGAAAVYGRHGRLDEASGAPQADGDGGGFFGDGITTLLLRRATALELGGFYSVRSRGDVDFRRRLEQRYGAAKVVRLQAPLYLMRGSATTVSSAYEYGCSLGLTSWRRLMRQGLLP
- a CDS encoding type II toxin-antitoxin system Y4mF family antitoxin, giving the protein MAAPLSIDPDREQCSRIPPELAIASAGALGAALRRSRKALGLTQAELALAAGVGLRFVGEVEAGKASVQLEQLLRVIDALGGTLLLRDAAGSPDA
- a CDS encoding HipA N-terminal domain-containing protein; translation: MTAADTMELGVWLLGERAGTLGLKNGRLRFRYEARWLQKPGATPLSQSLPLLAEPFEDQACRPFFAGLLPEGELRRRIAAQCQISYANDFGLLAVIGGDCAGAVSLEPGDPATAVAAVEWLEPDQLIVLLAELPQRPMLAQRDGLRLSLAGAQRRRCQYPHP
- a CDS encoding HipA domain-containing protein produces the protein MACGSRLPAPRGAAASTHILKPAIAAVERSVINEAFCMALAKVMGLQVADTEILMAGDQQILLVRRYDRCKDANDQWLRLHQEDFCQALGVPPDLKYQNEGGPDLQACFALLRRATKPSAPEVIRLLDAVVFNALIGNHDAHAKNFSLLYGSRGATLAPLYDLLSTAVYPTLTTKMAMKLGSKYSFAEVQVRHWELFAVAAGLSKAQTRKRLVRMAEQLPSSARRLQTKSSYRDHALIERIACLIEQRCELSLSRFNAD
- a CDS encoding nucleotidyltransferase substrate binding protein, whose amino-acid sequence is MAEDIRWQQGFSNYRRALAQLETFLEPPRLTEREQLGLIKAYEYTFELAWNTLREAFRLGLIEEGEAWMLMIQGRNLTSHTYNRATAEAVAVDDLLLPWRVDLALRHELPDDLEAHVQRVGRCLWRKACRPSVNA
- a CDS encoding AbrB/MazE/SpoVT family DNA-binding domain-containing protein codes for the protein MDALLTLSSKGQLVIPARLRQLLGLQPGDRLALSLEADGLRLVPEDREKSRSARALIGCAGYQGPPLSLEQMDPARFAEA
- a CDS encoding type II toxin-antitoxin system VapC family toxin, with product MSLPVALDTNVLVRLLVNDDPAQAEQAAALIDASAACFVPITVALELEWVLRGAYKLSREAVITAFEGLLAIRHLHVEQEELVRRALEWHRQGMDFADALHLARSEGCGALISFDRQLALVAGRLNLQPTVKNP
- a CDS encoding PIN domain-containing protein, which codes for MFHQLLRTDAYLAAVAMANGWRLVSFDRDFERFEGLERLALPGAQA
- the gmd gene encoding GDP-mannose 4,6-dehydratase encodes the protein MKTALITGITGQDGSYLAELLLEKGYLVHGIKRRASSFNTTRIDHLYQDPHELDQRLVLHYGDLTDSTNLIRIIQQVQPDEIYNLGAQSHVAVSFEAPEYTANSDALGTLRILEAVRMLGLSAKTRIYQASTSELYGLVQEIPQKETTPFYPRSPYGVAKLYAYWITVNYREAYGMYACNGILFNHESPRRGETFVTRKITRGLARINEGLEDCLYMGNLDSLRDWGHARDYVEMQWRMLQQPGTPEDFVIATGRQESVRRFIELAAAELGWGAIEWQGSGIEEVGRRSSGEVVVRIDPRYFRPAEVETLLGDPTKAWEKRVWTPPSTGFGGFGLQAA